A portion of the Pseudomonas sp. GR 6-02 genome contains these proteins:
- a CDS encoding carbohydrate ABC transporter permease, translating to MSPRLLKKALLRFGFWCLIGVLLLYAVFPFYYAIVTSLKPSSALFEVSYWIKKPDFSNYAAVLNQASFLRAIGNSLVVALSVVTLALFLSLTAAYALGRVKFRGRGTVLMMVLGVSMFPQVAVLSGLFEVIRALGLYNTSWALILSYTIFTLPFTVWVLTTFMGQLPHELEEAAIMDGASPWVTLTRVLLPLLWPALVTTGLLAFIAAWNEFLFALTFTLTDTQRTVPVAIALISGGSPHELPWGLLMAASVLVTVPLVILVLIFQRRIVSGLTTGALKG from the coding sequence ATGAGCCCTCGCCTACTGAAAAAAGCACTGTTGCGCTTCGGTTTCTGGTGCCTGATCGGGGTGTTGCTGCTGTATGCGGTGTTCCCTTTCTACTACGCCATCGTCACGTCGCTGAAGCCGTCCAGCGCCTTGTTCGAGGTGAGCTACTGGATCAAAAAACCCGACTTCTCCAATTACGCGGCGGTGCTTAACCAAGCCTCATTCCTGCGGGCTATCGGTAATTCACTGGTGGTCGCGCTTAGCGTAGTGACGCTGGCGCTGTTCCTCAGCCTGACCGCCGCTTATGCCTTGGGCCGGGTGAAATTCCGTGGGCGTGGCACGGTATTGATGATGGTCCTTGGGGTGTCGATGTTTCCCCAGGTCGCGGTGCTATCGGGGCTGTTCGAGGTGATCCGTGCCTTGGGCCTGTACAACACGTCCTGGGCGTTGATTCTCAGCTACACGATTTTCACCCTGCCCTTCACCGTCTGGGTGCTGACCACGTTCATGGGTCAACTGCCCCATGAGCTGGAAGAAGCGGCAATCATGGATGGCGCCTCGCCCTGGGTCACGCTGACCCGGGTGCTGTTGCCGTTGCTCTGGCCCGCACTGGTCACCACTGGCTTGCTGGCTTTCATCGCGGCGTGGAACGAGTTCCTGTTTGCCCTGACTTTCACCCTCACCGACACCCAACGCACGGTGCCAGTGGCCATCGCCCTGATTTCCGGCGGCAGCCCCCATGAGTTGCCTTGGGGGTTGTTGATGGCGGCATCGGTGCTGGTCACCGTCCCACTGGTGATTCTGGTGCTGATCTTCCAGCGCCGAATCGTTTCCGGCCTCACTACCGGCGCGTTAAAGGGTTGA
- a CDS encoding sigma-54-dependent Fis family transcriptional regulator, with protein MLSAHSKAHVDCVSRVLKNAAHLPQLPVPDLILDSWRRSMEQHHLDPGSLQGPRILSQNVLQECRERSELFLRIASEEVARLHGRVRDADYCVLLTDAQGQTIDYRVETSIRNDCRKAGLYLGTCWSEGEEGTCGVAAVLTARTPVTVHKRDHFRAAFIGLTCSAAPVFDPRGELLGVLDVSAVRSPDDRRSQHLIRQMVVQSAREIEQAFFMNSAQGYWVLRAHNSPGYVDSQPDYLLAWDDDGQLQALNPAARQWLSQSFGQLPDHIGQVFDQQLLHRAKDESLCLFHCRGGRHVLHGRLSAPRQVKRSPARRVLSPAELDPRLEESLRLAVRVKDRNLPVLIHGETGSGKEVFARQLHQASLRRDRPFIAVNCAAIPENLIESELFGYAAGAFTGASNKGMQGLLEQADGGTLFLDEIGDMPLTLQTRLLRVLAEGEVAPLGASRSKAIDIQVVCASHRDLEALVASGEFREDLYFRLSGARFQLPPLRERSDRLALINRILEEESSACAMAMQLGSAALECLLGYRWPGNVRELRHVLRYACAVCESQLILLSDLPEHLPGRRLNDSASADTLERCVSPEREALIDALVRHRWKPTPAAKALGISRATLYRRVHQHGIDMPGRG; from the coding sequence ATGCTTTCCGCACACTCGAAGGCGCATGTGGATTGCGTCAGCCGTGTTTTGAAGAACGCAGCGCACCTGCCGCAACTGCCCGTGCCGGACTTGATCCTGGATTCATGGCGCCGCTCCATGGAGCAACACCACTTGGACCCTGGCTCATTACAAGGGCCGCGGATCCTGTCCCAGAACGTGCTGCAAGAGTGTCGAGAACGCTCCGAACTGTTCCTGCGCATCGCCAGCGAAGAAGTCGCCCGGCTCCATGGTCGTGTGCGCGATGCCGACTACTGCGTGTTGCTCACCGACGCCCAGGGCCAGACCATCGACTATCGCGTGGAAACCTCCATCCGTAATGATTGCCGCAAAGCAGGCCTGTACCTGGGCACCTGCTGGTCAGAAGGTGAGGAAGGCACCTGCGGGGTGGCTGCGGTGCTGACCGCACGAACACCGGTTACGGTGCACAAGCGGGATCACTTCCGCGCGGCTTTTATCGGACTCACCTGCTCCGCCGCTCCGGTCTTCGACCCTCGGGGGGAACTGCTCGGGGTGCTCGATGTGTCTGCGGTGCGTTCGCCGGACGACCGTCGTTCGCAGCATCTGATCCGGCAAATGGTGGTGCAGAGCGCACGGGAAATAGAACAGGCGTTTTTCATGAACAGTGCCCAGGGTTACTGGGTGCTGCGGGCCCACAACAGCCCGGGCTACGTCGACAGCCAGCCCGATTACCTGCTCGCCTGGGACGACGACGGCCAACTGCAGGCACTCAACCCCGCGGCGCGGCAGTGGCTGTCGCAAAGTTTTGGTCAACTGCCGGACCACATCGGCCAAGTGTTCGATCAGCAGTTATTGCATCGCGCCAAAGACGAATCACTCTGCCTGTTTCACTGCCGGGGTGGCCGCCATGTCTTGCATGGGCGACTCAGCGCGCCACGGCAAGTGAAACGCAGCCCGGCTCGGCGGGTACTGTCACCCGCCGAACTCGACCCGCGACTGGAAGAAAGTTTGCGCCTTGCGGTTCGGGTCAAAGACCGTAATCTGCCGGTGCTGATCCACGGCGAAACCGGTTCCGGCAAGGAAGTCTTCGCCCGCCAGCTGCACCAGGCCAGTCTGCGCCGTGATCGACCTTTTATTGCGGTGAACTGCGCAGCGATTCCCGAAAACCTGATCGAAAGCGAGCTGTTTGGTTATGCAGCCGGCGCCTTCACCGGGGCTTCGAATAAAGGTATGCAAGGCCTGCTGGAACAGGCCGATGGCGGCACCCTGTTTCTCGATGAAATCGGTGATATGCCCCTGACCCTGCAAACCCGGCTACTGCGGGTTTTAGCCGAGGGCGAAGTGGCGCCCCTGGGAGCGTCAAGAAGCAAGGCGATAGACATTCAGGTGGTCTGCGCGAGCCACCGCGATCTGGAGGCCCTGGTCGCCTCTGGCGAGTTTCGCGAGGACCTGTACTTCCGCCTCAGTGGTGCGCGATTCCAATTGCCGCCGTTGCGCGAACGCAGTGATCGACTGGCATTGATCAACCGGATACTCGAAGAAGAATCATCGGCCTGCGCAATGGCGATGCAACTGGGAAGCGCCGCACTGGAATGCCTGCTCGGCTATCGCTGGCCGGGAAATGTGCGCGAACTGCGGCACGTATTGCGTTACGCCTGCGCCGTGTGCGAGTCCCAATTGATTCTGTTGAGTGACTTGCCTGAGCATCTGCCCGGCCGTCGACTCAATGATTCGGCTTCAGCTGACACCCTGGAACGCTGCGTCAGTCCTGAACGCGAGGCACTCATCGATGCCCTCGTGCGTCATCGCTGGAAACCCACCCCCGCGGCCAAGGCTTTGGGCATCTCCCGGGCAACGCTGTATCGACGGGTGCATCAACATGGCATCGACATGCCTGGCAGGGGCTAA
- a CDS encoding ATP-NAD kinase family protein → MSRLPLTVGIIANPASGRDVRRLTANAGLFSSTDKVSVIQRLLAAFGATGVERVLMPTDMTGIAAAVKKNSHGRQARDSHWPTLEFLELTLRQSVADTRQAARWMAERGVSLIAVLGGDGTHKAVAAEVGDIPLLTLSTGTNNAFPELREATSAGLAGGLFASGRIPPEIALRRNKRLLVRIPSRDLCEVALVDVAVSPLPFIGARAISRGIDLAEVFVTFAEPQSIGISALCGLWFPVSRQAPNGAWMRLDPQSSEALLVPLAPGLLQGCGVLAAASLEPGVAHRLCLSSGTLALDGEREIEFNADDLPTVTLDAGGPLSIDVNAALVYAAQERLLAIGREHPQHPLNLAL, encoded by the coding sequence ATGAGTCGCTTGCCCCTGACCGTCGGCATCATTGCCAATCCGGCGTCCGGCCGGGACGTAAGGCGCCTGACGGCGAATGCCGGGCTGTTTTCCAGCACCGACAAGGTCTCGGTGATCCAACGGCTGCTGGCGGCTTTTGGCGCCACCGGTGTCGAGCGCGTGCTGATGCCCACCGACATGACCGGCATCGCGGCGGCGGTGAAGAAGAACAGTCATGGCCGCCAGGCGCGTGACAGCCACTGGCCAACTCTGGAGTTCCTGGAACTGACCTTGCGCCAGAGCGTGGCGGACACTCGCCAGGCCGCGCGCTGGATGGCTGAACGCGGCGTGTCGCTGATTGCCGTGCTCGGCGGTGACGGCACCCACAAAGCGGTGGCTGCCGAAGTCGGCGACATTCCGCTGCTGACCCTGTCGACGGGGACCAACAATGCCTTCCCGGAACTGCGTGAGGCCACCAGCGCCGGGCTGGCCGGCGGGCTATTCGCCAGCGGCCGGATCCCACCCGAAATTGCCTTGCGTCGCAATAAACGCCTGCTGGTGCGGATTCCGAGCCGCGACCTGTGCGAAGTGGCGCTGGTAGACGTGGCAGTGTCCCCGCTGCCCTTCATCGGCGCCCGTGCAATCAGCCGTGGGATCGATCTGGCGGAGGTGTTCGTCACCTTCGCGGAACCTCAGTCCATTGGCATATCGGCCCTCTGCGGCTTGTGGTTTCCGGTCTCGCGCCAAGCCCCCAACGGTGCCTGGATGCGCCTTGATCCGCAATCGTCCGAAGCCTTGCTGGTGCCCCTGGCGCCCGGCCTGTTGCAAGGCTGCGGCGTACTCGCGGCCGCCAGCCTTGAACCCGGTGTTGCCCATCGCCTGTGCCTGAGCAGCGGCACCCTGGCCCTGGATGGCGAACGGGAAATCGAATTCAACGCCGATGACTTGCCCACCGTCACCCTCGATGCCGGCGGTCCGTTGAGCATCGATGTCAATGCGGCGCTGGTCTATGCCGCGCAAGAGCGGCTGCTGGCCATCGGTCGTGAACACCCGCAACACCCTTTGAACCTTGCACTTTGA
- a CDS encoding carbohydrate porin, with protein sequence MQKASSWLLAGVLGTSAATAQAATLEERMAAFEARASAAEKRAAAAEQQTQALARELQQLKQSTPALQPVASTATATAAPTLDTRLAKLEARQQSLEKEGSTGHLTDGFSFKGYARSGLLINDGLGGGRGGPYTTPAGSVGGAVGRLGNEDDTYMRIDLSKEAYAQNGTHSKFTVSIADGVESSNDWTAAESNLNVRQVFTELDHLAAFKGNSTFENATLWAGKRFDRDNFDIHWLDSDVVFLAGTGGGIYDVQMNKNWRSNYSLIGRNYGDFSEGGVNADVESYILTSNQFFDNGQWQWMFNGIGSKKNDFSTRTNEAGLKPADSGLHSMIANHQKNFFGREGFFKTALLYGQGLGAEVKNIGSDGELIDDARALRIALYGETPIAPHWRIGPSLLAEQSKDRYVKGDDYRWMTLNMRLANEINSNFEMAYEMSWQTMNLDPKGYLQRNAVDGNFWKFTIAPTFKPDVGDLLTRPELRVFASFMNWSSDLDRYSSTDNFGKTDFNAGGVWQYGIQMETWF encoded by the coding sequence ATGCAGAAAGCATCAAGCTGGCTACTCGCAGGCGTACTCGGCACCTCGGCGGCCACCGCTCAGGCCGCGACTCTGGAAGAACGCATGGCCGCGTTTGAAGCCCGCGCCAGCGCCGCGGAAAAACGTGCAGCCGCCGCCGAACAGCAAACCCAGGCGCTCGCCAGGGAATTGCAGCAGCTCAAACAGTCCACTCCCGCCTTGCAGCCTGTTGCGTCCACTGCGACCGCCACTGCGGCGCCCACTTTGGATACGCGGTTGGCAAAACTCGAAGCCCGTCAGCAAAGCCTGGAGAAGGAGGGCAGTACCGGACACCTCACCGACGGGTTCAGCTTCAAGGGCTACGCCCGCTCCGGATTGCTGATCAACGATGGCCTGGGGGGCGGGCGGGGCGGTCCTTATACAACGCCTGCCGGTTCAGTCGGTGGTGCAGTCGGGCGACTGGGTAATGAAGACGATACTTACATGCGTATAGACCTGTCGAAAGAAGCCTATGCGCAGAACGGCACCCATTCCAAATTCACGGTTTCCATCGCCGATGGAGTGGAAAGCTCCAATGACTGGACGGCCGCCGAAAGTAACCTGAATGTGCGCCAGGTATTTACGGAACTCGATCATCTCGCCGCATTCAAGGGCAATTCGACGTTCGAGAACGCCACCCTGTGGGCAGGCAAGCGATTCGACAGGGACAACTTCGATATCCATTGGCTGGACTCGGACGTCGTCTTTCTGGCCGGCACCGGGGGTGGTATCTACGACGTGCAGATGAACAAGAACTGGCGCTCGAATTACTCGTTGATCGGGCGTAACTACGGGGATTTCAGTGAGGGCGGTGTCAATGCCGATGTGGAAAGCTACATCCTCACCTCCAACCAGTTCTTCGATAATGGTCAGTGGCAGTGGATGTTCAATGGCATTGGCTCAAAGAAAAACGACTTTAGCACTCGCACCAATGAAGCGGGCCTGAAGCCTGCGGACTCCGGCTTGCACAGCATGATCGCGAATCATCAGAAAAACTTTTTCGGCAGGGAAGGCTTCTTCAAGACGGCGCTGCTCTACGGGCAAGGGTTGGGGGCCGAGGTCAAGAACATTGGCTCGGACGGCGAACTGATCGACGACGCCCGTGCGCTGCGCATTGCGCTGTACGGCGAGACACCGATTGCACCCCACTGGCGCATCGGTCCAAGTCTGCTGGCCGAACAAAGCAAGGATCGCTACGTCAAGGGTGACGACTACCGCTGGATGACCCTGAACATGCGGTTGGCCAATGAAATCAACAGCAATTTCGAGATGGCCTACGAAATGAGCTGGCAAACCATGAACCTCGACCCCAAGGGTTACCTGCAACGTAATGCGGTGGACGGCAACTTCTGGAAATTCACCATCGCCCCGACCTTCAAACCCGACGTTGGAGACCTGCTCACACGCCCCGAGTTGCGAGTGTTCGCCAGCTTCATGAACTGGTCTTCGGACCTGGACCGATACAGCTCCACAGACAACTTCGGCAAGACCGACTTCAACGCCGGCGGTGTGTGGCAGTACGGGATACAGATGGAAACCTGGTTTTAA
- a CDS encoding alpha-ketoacid dehydrogenase subunit beta, whose amino-acid sequence MARKISYQQAINEALAQEMRRDPSVFIMGEDVAGGAGAPGENDAWGGVLGVTKGLYHQFPGRVLDTPLSELGYVGAAVGAATCGVRPVCELMFVDFAGCCLDQILNQAAKFRYMFGGKASTPLVIRTMVGAGLRAAAQHSQMLTSLWTHIPGLKVVCPSSPYDAKGLLIQAIRDNDPVIFCEHKLLYSMQGEVPEELYTIPFGEANFLRDGKDVTLVSYGRTVNTAMDAARSLAGRGIDCEVIDLRTTSPLDEDSILESVEKTGRLVVIDEANPRCSMATDISALVAQKAFASLKAPIEMVTAPHTPVPFSDSLEDLYIPDAAKIENAVLKLIEWSKRS is encoded by the coding sequence ATGGCGAGAAAAATCAGTTATCAGCAGGCAATCAACGAAGCCCTGGCCCAGGAAATGCGTCGCGACCCCAGCGTGTTCATCATGGGGGAAGACGTCGCCGGCGGTGCCGGTGCTCCTGGTGAAAATGACGCCTGGGGCGGGGTATTGGGCGTGACCAAGGGCCTCTACCACCAATTTCCCGGCCGCGTGCTGGACACGCCGCTGTCGGAATTGGGTTATGTCGGTGCCGCGGTAGGCGCAGCGACCTGCGGCGTGCGCCCGGTGTGTGAGTTGATGTTCGTCGACTTCGCCGGTTGCTGCCTGGACCAGATCCTCAATCAGGCGGCCAAGTTTCGCTACATGTTCGGGGGCAAGGCTTCCACCCCGTTGGTGATTCGCACCATGGTCGGCGCGGGCCTGCGGGCCGCCGCCCAACACTCGCAAATGCTCACGTCGCTGTGGACCCACATCCCCGGCCTGAAAGTTGTCTGCCCGTCATCCCCTTATGACGCCAAGGGCCTGTTGATCCAGGCCATCCGCGACAACGATCCGGTCATCTTCTGCGAACACAAACTGCTCTACAGCATGCAGGGCGAGGTGCCGGAAGAGCTCTATACCATCCCGTTCGGCGAGGCCAACTTCCTGCGCGACGGCAAGGACGTGACCCTGGTTTCCTATGGGCGCACGGTCAATACGGCGATGGATGCAGCCCGCAGCCTGGCAGGGCGGGGGATTGACTGCGAGGTCATCGACCTGCGCACCACCAGCCCGCTGGACGAAGACAGCATTCTGGAAAGCGTGGAAAAGACCGGGCGCCTGGTGGTGATCGACGAAGCCAACCCGCGCTGTTCCATGGCCACCGACATCTCGGCCCTGGTGGCGCAAAAAGCGTTCGCCTCGCTCAAGGCGCCCATCGAGATGGTCACCGCGCCGCACACACCGGTGCCGTTCTCCGACTCTCTGGAAGACCTCTATATCCCCGACGCGGCGAAGATCGAAAACGCCGTGCTCAAGCTGATCGAGTGGAGCAAGCGTTCATGA
- a CDS encoding carbohydrate ABC transporter permease, whose product MSVSTAHAPCDELLLARETPVQRRRVRAAWLFLTPMLLCLALVAAWPLLRTFWFSLTDANLADTAGGTFVGLSNYLFHNGSSWSGILVDPQWWNAVRNTLHFTVVSVGLEVVLGLLVALLLNIQFAGRSLVRALILIPWAIPTIVSAKIWSWMLNDQFGIINHLMLSLGLITAPLAWTADADLSMWAVIIVDVWKTVPFVTLLMLAALQMLPSDCYEAARVDGIHPLKVFWRVTLPLLMPALLVAAIFRILDSLRVFDVIYVLTSNSSSTMSMSVYARQHLVEFQDVGYGSAASTLLFLVVAVIAMLYLYLGRRQLEVRS is encoded by the coding sequence ATGTCTGTCTCTACTGCCCATGCTCCCTGTGACGAGCTTCTGCTCGCCAGGGAAACGCCGGTACAGCGCCGCCGAGTGCGCGCTGCCTGGCTGTTTCTGACGCCGATGTTGCTGTGTCTGGCCCTGGTAGCGGCCTGGCCGTTGCTGCGGACATTCTGGTTCAGCCTGACCGACGCCAACCTGGCGGACACCGCTGGCGGCACCTTCGTTGGCCTGAGTAATTATCTGTTCCACAACGGTTCCAGCTGGTCGGGCATCCTGGTCGATCCGCAATGGTGGAATGCAGTGCGCAACACCTTGCATTTCACCGTGGTGTCGGTGGGGCTGGAAGTCGTGCTGGGGCTGCTGGTGGCGTTGCTGCTGAACATCCAGTTCGCCGGCCGTTCCCTGGTGCGAGCGTTGATTCTGATTCCGTGGGCGATTCCGACCATTGTCTCGGCGAAGATCTGGTCATGGATGCTCAATGACCAGTTCGGCATCATCAATCACCTGATGCTCAGCCTCGGCCTGATTACCGCGCCTCTGGCCTGGACCGCAGATGCCGATCTGTCGATGTGGGCGGTGATTATCGTTGACGTCTGGAAGACCGTGCCGTTTGTCACCCTGCTGATGCTCGCCGCCTTGCAGATGTTGCCGAGTGACTGCTACGAAGCCGCCAGGGTCGATGGCATTCATCCACTGAAGGTGTTCTGGCGGGTCACGCTGCCACTGCTGATGCCCGCATTGCTGGTGGCGGCGATCTTCCGCATCCTCGACTCCCTGCGGGTGTTCGACGTGATTTACGTGCTGACCTCGAACTCGTCGAGCACCATGAGCATGTCGGTCTACGCCCGCCAACACCTGGTGGAGTTCCAGGACGTCGGTTACGGCAGCGCCGCCTCGACCCTGCTGTTTCTGGTGGTTGCAGTGATCGCCATGCTTTATCTCTACCTCGGACGCCGTCAACTGGAGGTCCGGTCATGA
- a CDS encoding thiamine pyrophosphate-dependent dehydrogenase E1 component subunit alpha — MSTQLTADQLLHAYRVMRTIRVFEERLHVEFATGEIPGFVHLYAGEEASAAGVMAHLRDDDCIASNHRGHGHCIAKGVDVHGMMAEIYGKKTGVCQGKGGSMHIADFEKGMLGANGIVGAGAPLVVGAALAARLKGTDGVAVAFFGDGGSNEGAVFEAMNMASVWNLPCLFIAENNGYAEATASNWSVACDHIADRAAGFGMPGVTVDGFDFFAVHEAAGAAVARARAGEGPSLIEVKLTRYYGHFEGDAQTYRAPDEVKYFREHNDCLMQFRERTTRTGLIDASQLDQIDGEVDLLIENAVRKAKSDPKPSAADLLTDVYVSYP, encoded by the coding sequence ATGTCGACACAGCTGACTGCTGATCAATTGCTGCATGCCTATCGGGTGATGCGCACCATCCGCGTCTTTGAAGAGCGCCTGCATGTGGAGTTCGCCACCGGCGAGATTCCCGGTTTCGTCCATCTTTATGCCGGTGAAGAGGCCTCGGCCGCCGGTGTCATGGCTCACCTGAGGGATGACGACTGTATCGCCTCCAACCACCGTGGCCACGGTCATTGCATCGCCAAGGGCGTTGATGTGCACGGGATGATGGCCGAAATCTACGGTAAGAAAACCGGAGTCTGTCAGGGCAAGGGCGGCTCCATGCACATCGCCGATTTCGAGAAAGGCATGCTCGGTGCCAATGGCATCGTCGGTGCCGGTGCACCGCTGGTGGTAGGGGCGGCCCTGGCCGCCAGGCTCAAGGGGACCGACGGCGTCGCCGTGGCCTTCTTCGGCGACGGCGGTTCCAACGAAGGGGCCGTGTTCGAAGCGATGAATATGGCCTCGGTGTGGAACCTGCCGTGCCTGTTCATTGCCGAGAACAACGGTTACGCCGAGGCCACGGCGTCCAACTGGTCGGTGGCCTGCGATCACATCGCCGACCGCGCAGCCGGTTTCGGCATGCCTGGGGTCACCGTCGACGGCTTCGATTTTTTCGCCGTTCACGAAGCCGCCGGTGCCGCGGTGGCGCGCGCCCGAGCCGGTGAAGGACCGTCGTTGATCGAGGTCAAGCTGACCCGCTACTACGGTCACTTTGAAGGCGACGCCCAGACCTATCGGGCACCGGACGAGGTCAAGTATTTCCGCGAACACAATGACTGCCTGATGCAGTTTCGCGAGCGCACCACTCGGACCGGTTTGATCGATGCCAGCCAGTTGGACCAGATCGATGGCGAAGTGGACCTGTTGATCGAAAATGCCGTGCGCAAGGCCAAGTCCGACCCCAAGCCAAGCGCCGCCGACCTGCTCACCGACGTCTACGTTTCCTATCCCTGA
- a CDS encoding ABC transporter substrate-binding protein has translation MKQLKSLFPAALLALCAGLPSLSSAANLTISCGAVGAELQLCKEAVEAWSQQTGNHVEVVSTPNSATERLSFYQQILSAQSSDIDIIQIDMVWPGMLAKHLLDLREVLPADATQGYFQAQVDNATVNGRLVTMPWFTDSGLLYYRKDLLEKYNKQVPQTWEEMTATAKDVQQAERNAGNANAWGYIFQGRAYEGLTCNALEWISSQPDGGLVNPRGDIVVNSQASRAALTLAKSWVGDISPRGVLNYTEEEGRGVFQSGNALFMRNWPYVWALVQSQDSAVKDKVGVAPLPRGGSTGTHASTLGGWGLAVSRYSANPKLAAELVSYLTSAQQQKHRALIGAYNPVIESLYQDPELLAAMPYYSQLHSILNDGVMRPASITAARYPRVTNAFFDQVHGVLAGELPVDQALTELEGELTRIKHRNW, from the coding sequence ATGAAACAGCTCAAATCACTCTTTCCAGCAGCACTGCTTGCCCTTTGCGCCGGGCTTCCATCCCTCTCCAGCGCAGCCAATCTGACGATTTCCTGCGGTGCGGTGGGCGCGGAATTACAACTGTGCAAAGAGGCCGTCGAGGCGTGGTCTCAACAGACCGGCAATCACGTCGAGGTGGTGTCCACGCCTAACTCGGCAACCGAGCGGTTGTCGTTCTATCAACAGATCCTCAGTGCGCAGTCCAGCGACATCGACATCATTCAGATCGACATGGTGTGGCCGGGGATGCTGGCCAAACATCTGCTGGATTTGCGCGAGGTGCTGCCCGCCGATGCAACCCAAGGCTACTTCCAGGCACAGGTGGACAACGCCACGGTGAACGGACGGCTGGTGACGATGCCGTGGTTCACCGACTCGGGCCTGCTGTATTACCGCAAGGACTTGCTCGAGAAATACAACAAGCAAGTCCCCCAGACTTGGGAGGAAATGACCGCTACCGCCAAGGATGTACAACAGGCCGAGCGCAATGCCGGCAACGCTAACGCCTGGGGGTACATCTTTCAAGGGCGTGCCTACGAAGGCCTGACGTGTAATGCGCTGGAATGGATCAGCAGCCAACCGGACGGAGGGCTGGTCAATCCACGAGGCGACATCGTGGTCAACAGCCAGGCCTCAAGAGCGGCGTTGACCCTGGCAAAAAGCTGGGTAGGCGACATCTCCCCGCGTGGCGTGCTCAATTACACCGAGGAAGAAGGACGCGGCGTATTCCAGTCGGGCAATGCGTTGTTCATGCGTAATTGGCCTTATGTCTGGGCCCTGGTGCAAAGCCAGGACAGTGCGGTAAAAGACAAGGTCGGGGTCGCTCCCCTGCCCCGCGGCGGCAGCACCGGCACCCATGCCTCCACCCTCGGCGGGTGGGGTTTGGCGGTATCGCGTTACAGCGCCAACCCGAAGCTTGCCGCCGAACTGGTGAGCTACCTGACCAGCGCTCAACAGCAAAAACATCGTGCGTTGATTGGCGCCTATAACCCGGTGATCGAGTCGCTCTACCAGGATCCCGAGCTGCTCGCGGCCATGCCTTATTACAGTCAGCTGCACAGCATTCTCAACGATGGCGTCATGCGCCCCGCTTCAATCACCGCCGCTCGTTATCCACGGGTCACCAATGCGTTCTTCGATCAAGTGCATGGCGTGCTGGCCGGCGAGTTGCCGGTCGATCAGGCGCTGACCGAACTGGAAGGCGAACTCACGCGTATCAAACACCGGAACTGGTAA